Genomic segment of Prochlorococcus marinus CUG1417:
GGAAATCGAACTAGGAGAATTGTATAGTCTTGGATCAAATGATTTAGATTTGCTAATGGCGGAGACTGCAGAAATTAGAAGCGATCTTGATTTTAAGGAAAAAAATATTGGAAAATTTAGGACCGCAGGATATTTTTTGGAGTTAGCAAGAATAATTGAAAAAAGGAAGTTGTTAGAAAGTTAATTAAAAGGAAAATAATTCTTTCTATAATTTGGTTCCCATAATTCGTATTTATACATTAAGGATTTAAATTCTTTATTTTTCTCAAATGAATCTAACCAGTTTTTTATTGCGGGTTCAAAATAATTTATCCTTTTTTGACTTTCACAAGCGATTCTAAATTGTCTTACAAAAGGCCAAACAGACCAATCAGCGATTGTCGGGCTATCTCCAAAAAAATATCTGTTTTCTGCAAGTAGTTCGTTCCATCTCTTTATAAATTTAATAGCATTTGTGAAATGAAATTCTTCATCACTATCTTTATATCGTGTGGCATATTTAAATCGATCTAAATGATATTTGAATTCGTTATCGTTTTCATTAA
This window contains:
- a CDS encoding glutathione S-transferase, yielding MKNDILYSFRRCPYAIRARWALLICEIKVEIREIDLKNKPLDFLNNSKSKTVPILIKKNSEVIEESLEIMMWALSESKKENIKLIYFPESKKEDIFEIINENDNEFKYHLDRFKYATRYKDSDEEFHFTNAIKFIKRWNELLAENRYFFGDSPTIADWSVWPFVRQFRIACESQKRINYFEPAIKNWLDSFEKNKEFKSLMYKYELWEPNYRKNYFPFN